The following proteins are co-located in the Trichormus variabilis 0441 genome:
- the nagZ gene encoding beta-N-acetylhexosaminidase encodes MPALQRLERFGNHLILGISGTSLSDEDKRALGELKPIGVIFFAKNFVDGVPYEVWLETFQELHSQIQEYAERDSMFFTLDHEGGRVVRTPLPITRFPQALLLRSHAREVAKATAIELKSLGINLSWSPVADIYSHPQNPIIGSRAFGNTPETAATGAREYYLGLTEAGIVGCAKHFPGHGDTSKDSHVELPILNLTPEELRRRELIPFKALIEEGIPLIMTAHILFPKIDPDLPATLSRPILKTILREELGFQGVVVSDDLDMKAVSDMFMERGTVARAFNAGCDLFIVSRNIHASSIERTYKIAENFADALTDGSLAESVVDSAKERIERLLAVTPEYSVQMLDKDTLVHHGELAIACCF; translated from the coding sequence GAAATCACTTAATTCTGGGTATTTCTGGTACTAGTTTGAGTGATGAAGATAAACGCGCTCTGGGTGAATTGAAACCAATAGGGGTAATATTTTTTGCTAAAAACTTTGTAGATGGTGTACCTTACGAGGTTTGGCTGGAGACTTTTCAGGAGTTACATAGCCAAATACAAGAATATGCAGAACGCGATTCGATGTTTTTTACCTTAGACCATGAGGGAGGACGCGTTGTGAGGACACCTTTACCGATTACCAGATTTCCTCAGGCGTTGTTGTTGCGATCGCACGCCCGTGAAGTAGCAAAAGCCACGGCAATTGAATTAAAATCTTTAGGCATCAACTTATCTTGGTCACCTGTAGCTGATATTTATTCCCATCCGCAAAATCCGATTATCGGTTCTCGCGCCTTTGGAAATACTCCTGAAACTGCGGCTACTGGTGCGCGGGAATATTATTTGGGACTGACAGAAGCCGGAATTGTGGGATGCGCCAAACATTTCCCCGGACATGGTGATACTAGCAAAGACTCCCATGTGGAATTACCAATCCTCAACCTGACTCCAGAGGAATTACGAAGGCGAGAACTTATCCCCTTCAAAGCTTTGATTGAAGAAGGGATTCCCCTCATCATGACCGCCCATATTTTATTTCCCAAAATCGACCCAGATTTACCAGCTACCCTATCCCGCCCCATCCTCAAAACTATACTGCGGGAAGAACTTGGTTTTCAGGGTGTCGTTGTGTCTGACGACTTAGATATGAAAGCAGTTTCCGATATGTTTATGGAACGTGGTACGGTCGCGCGGGCTTTTAATGCTGGCTGTGATTTATTTATTGTTTCTCGCAATATCCACGCGTCTTCTATCGAGCGTACCTATAAAATTGCCGAAAATTTTGCTGATGCTTTAACTGATGGTAGTCTGGCTGAGTCAGTAGTAGATTCCGCTAAGGAGAGAATCGAAAGACTATTGGCGGTAACTCCAGAATATTCTGTACAGATGTTAGATAAAGATACTTTAGTACATCATGGCGAATTGGCGATCGCTTGTTGTTTTTAA
- a CDS encoding glycosyltransferase family 4 protein encodes MGKYRIKVVLLHFSFSEYTVQLANNLVKYVDLTLIHSEEIYRQCKDVLNPHIRVIQIKKPRIRDPRNIKVIAAMMRMIREINPDVLHVQETNDPWYDLTLLFSKMPPLVTTIHDVYRHPGDRDLTPGAEYTRRIAFYRSQQLIVHSQSLQDILIKQFRLPQQRINVLPHGELGSLFQSWSSGQIAPREPHTLLFFGRIWPYKGLKYLLQAIPLVAEHIPGVKLIIAGRGENVSELLQDADKKHYEILNNFIPTGNVANLFQRSAAVVLPYIESSQSGVAAIAYAMGTPVIASNIGGLREIVRHEQDGLLVPPCDVQSLADAIIRLLSDSHLQRQMQIAALERCQQDLNWSNIAAQTIEVYHQAIAAKSTSLMTR; translated from the coding sequence ATGGGTAAATATCGAATTAAAGTCGTTTTATTACATTTTTCTTTTAGTGAATATACTGTTCAATTGGCAAATAATTTAGTTAAATATGTTGATTTAACACTGATACATTCAGAAGAAATATATAGGCAATGCAAAGATGTTCTTAATCCTCATATTCGAGTGATTCAAATTAAGAAACCCCGCATTCGTGATCCTCGCAACATTAAGGTGATAGCAGCAATGATGCGAATGATTCGAGAGATAAACCCTGATGTACTCCATGTTCAAGAAACTAACGATCCTTGGTATGATTTAACTCTTTTATTCAGTAAAATGCCCCCTCTGGTAACTACAATTCATGATGTATATCGTCACCCAGGCGATCGCGATTTAACACCGGGCGCTGAATATACTCGCAGAATAGCTTTCTACCGTTCCCAGCAATTAATTGTCCACTCCCAGTCACTTCAAGATATCCTCATCAAACAGTTCCGCTTACCTCAACAGCGAATTAACGTCCTACCTCACGGAGAGTTAGGTAGTTTGTTTCAAAGTTGGTCAAGTGGTCAAATAGCACCTCGTGAGCCTCATACATTACTATTTTTCGGGCGTATCTGGCCATACAAGGGTCTAAAATACTTGCTGCAAGCTATCCCCTTAGTTGCAGAACACATCCCCGGAGTCAAACTTATCATTGCTGGACGGGGAGAAAATGTCAGTGAATTATTGCAGGATGCAGACAAAAAACACTACGAAATTCTCAATAACTTTATCCCTACCGGAAATGTCGCCAATTTATTTCAACGAAGTGCGGCTGTTGTTCTACCTTACATTGAATCTTCACAAAGCGGTGTAGCAGCGATCGCCTATGCGATGGGTACTCCTGTAATTGCTTCTAATATTGGCGGTTTGAGGGAAATAGTCCGACATGAACAAGACGGACTGCTAGTACCACCGTGTGATGTCCAGTCTCTTGCAGATGCAATCATTCGGCTATTAAGTGACTCTCACTTACAACGTCAGATGCAAATCGCCGCATTAGAGCGTTGTCAACAAGACTTGAACTGGTCAAACATTGCAGCTCAAACAATCGAAGTTTACCATCAAGCGATCGCCGCCAAAAGTACATCTTTGATGACCAGATGA
- a CDS encoding O-antigen ligase family protein — MKKYLLLAEKAFTVLSLLHYSGAPLVVILSGGASEGDDSIAAPDFALIQFIFLIIYFITFALLVLRWKKVIQLINKDWYIWLLLLVAIFSIFWSDVPAMTQSRVIALSGTLLFPLYLASRYTLKEQLHLLAWTFGIAIVGSFLFAFGLRNYGRMAGVHFGTWRGIYNHKNVLGKVMAPSAMVFLLLALQPEKKRWLFWGGFIASIWLIIASKASSPLINVITLSLSLFLFRILRWRYNFMIPALVGITTLSTIAYILMTTNAEAIAALLGKDLTLTGRTNFWPLIIDKIAERPWFGYGYGAFWLGWTGPSADIWYSSGWKPPNSHNGYLDLCLELGLVGLSLYVIDYLQGLLKALAYVRSVKTSDGFWPGVFLMYVVLSNLTESTLLIQNNFFFVIQISILLSLRICEEQKTTHSMIKHKKKINYSQKTYKIP, encoded by the coding sequence ATGAAAAAATATCTACTACTTGCAGAAAAAGCTTTTACAGTTCTGTCTCTACTCCATTATTCAGGCGCTCCTCTAGTTGTGATTCTGTCAGGGGGAGCAAGTGAAGGTGATGATTCAATAGCGGCTCCTGATTTTGCCTTAATTCAATTCATATTTTTAATAATTTACTTCATTACCTTTGCCTTACTCGTCCTGCGTTGGAAAAAAGTAATTCAATTAATTAATAAAGATTGGTATATATGGCTTTTACTCCTAGTAGCTATATTTTCCATATTTTGGTCTGATGTACCTGCAATGACACAAAGTCGCGTCATAGCTCTATCAGGAACACTTCTATTTCCTCTTTACTTAGCCAGTCGCTACACTTTAAAAGAACAATTACATTTACTAGCATGGACTTTCGGCATAGCGATCGTAGGTAGCTTTTTATTCGCTTTCGGCCTAAGAAATTATGGTCGTATGGCTGGAGTGCATTTTGGTACATGGCGAGGAATATATAACCATAAAAACGTTCTTGGTAAAGTCATGGCTCCCAGTGCCATGGTGTTCTTACTTCTGGCTCTTCAACCAGAAAAAAAGCGTTGGCTATTTTGGGGAGGATTCATAGCATCGATCTGGCTAATTATTGCTTCAAAAGCATCATCACCTCTTATCAATGTTATTACTTTAAGTCTTTCATTATTTTTATTTCGGATTTTAAGGTGGCGATATAACTTTATGATCCCCGCGTTAGTGGGAATCACAACATTAAGTACCATTGCATATATATTAATGACTACTAATGCTGAAGCTATAGCAGCATTATTAGGCAAAGATTTAACACTCACTGGACGAACTAATTTTTGGCCTTTGATCATCGATAAAATAGCTGAACGTCCTTGGTTTGGTTATGGATATGGTGCATTCTGGCTGGGCTGGACTGGTCCTTCCGCCGATATTTGGTACTCCTCTGGCTGGAAACCACCAAATAGCCACAATGGTTACTTAGACCTTTGCCTTGAATTGGGATTAGTAGGCTTATCACTATATGTAATTGATTATTTACAAGGTCTACTCAAGGCATTAGCTTATGTGAGGTCAGTTAAAACATCAGATGGATTTTGGCCAGGAGTTTTTCTTATGTATGTTGTGTTGTCAAATCTCACAGAAAGTACATTACTTATCCAAAATAATTTCTTTTTTGTGATTCAAATTTCTATATTACTATCACTACGAATATGTGAAGAACAAAAAACAACTCATTCCATGATCAAGCATAAAAAGAAGATTAATTATTCACAGAAAACCTACAAAATACCGTAA
- a CDS encoding choice-of-anchor Q domain-containing protein, producing the protein MMRYKSLTWGVFTILIFGLTTIYVSKIVNANNGDSINQEAIKNNYLWAEFEAQEFGRNGDVSQSLGTTYYVDQSLGNDSNPGTTENLAFKTIQKANQIINEGDIVYVKNGTYDENITVTKSGNPNNWIVFQAFPGHKPFVRGTQDGTFRVSGNYIKIIGFRITSTQLGSGIHVGNGNHHTKIINNEIHDSGCGGISGQETDYLYIEGNIVYRNAFKAPYQCSGISIYQAKAFDNKPGFHNIIRGNISYFNENKLPRENGKVTDGNGIIIDDFRHTQGQGQTSKYTAWTLIENNIVFDNGGRGIHVFQSDNVVVRNNTTFKNLKSDNLEGTLNGEISTYFSSNVHFYNNIAYAANKSKKTFVDDYSQNNKWDYNLSYNGSILINDGHSDASLGKNNLIDFNPLFVNPSIIHGVANFRLQATSPVIDAGTSMSAASSDFNGQKRPIGSGYDIGAYEFK; encoded by the coding sequence ATGATGAGGTACAAATCTTTAACATGGGGTGTTTTTACCATTCTGATTTTTGGCTTAACCACAATATATGTTAGCAAAATCGTCAATGCTAACAATGGAGATTCAATAAATCAGGAAGCAATTAAAAACAACTATCTATGGGCAGAGTTTGAAGCACAAGAATTTGGTCGAAACGGAGATGTCAGTCAAAGTTTAGGTACAACATACTACGTTGATCAAAGTCTTGGAAATGACAGCAATCCTGGTACTACAGAAAATCTAGCATTTAAGACAATACAGAAAGCTAATCAAATAATAAATGAGGGAGATATTGTTTATGTGAAAAATGGTACTTATGACGAAAACATTACAGTAACTAAATCTGGAAATCCCAATAATTGGATTGTGTTCCAAGCTTTTCCTGGACACAAGCCATTTGTTAGAGGAACTCAAGACGGTACTTTTAGAGTTTCTGGTAATTACATCAAAATAATTGGGTTTAGAATTACTTCTACTCAACTCGGCTCTGGAATCCATGTTGGTAATGGTAACCACCATACGAAAATTATCAACAATGAAATTCATGACTCTGGGTGTGGAGGAATTTCTGGTCAAGAGACGGATTATCTTTACATTGAAGGTAATATTGTTTATAGAAACGCATTCAAAGCACCTTATCAATGTAGTGGCATCTCCATTTATCAAGCTAAAGCATTCGATAATAAACCTGGATTTCACAATATCATTAGAGGCAATATATCTTACTTTAATGAAAATAAATTACCGAGAGAAAATGGTAAAGTTACTGATGGTAACGGTATTATCATTGATGATTTTCGACATACTCAAGGTCAAGGGCAAACATCAAAATACACTGCTTGGACTTTGATAGAAAATAATATCGTTTTTGATAATGGTGGCAGAGGGATTCATGTTTTTCAAAGTGATAATGTTGTTGTCCGAAACAATACCACTTTTAAAAATCTGAAATCTGATAACTTGGAAGGCACTCTTAATGGAGAAATTAGTACATATTTTTCATCTAATGTGCATTTTTATAACAACATTGCCTACGCTGCAAATAAGTCTAAAAAAACTTTTGTAGATGATTATTCTCAAAATAACAAATGGGATTATAACTTGTCATACAATGGCTCTATTTTAATCAATGATGGTCATTCTGATGCTAGTTTGGGCAAAAATAATCTAATTGACTTTAATCCTCTTTTTGTTAATCCATCTATTATTCATGGTGTTGCCAATTTTCGCTTGCAAGCCACAAGTCCTGTGATTGACGCAGGTACATCAATGAGTGCAGCTAGTAGTGATTTTAATGGTCAAAAAAGACCTATAGGTTCAGGATATGATATTGGAGCCTATGAGTTCAAATAG
- a CDS encoding GumC family protein: protein MQSKESIDLDLSRYFAGLKRRWLVAINIFTVTVALSALSTTLLKSSYEAEGKLLFKVPSFKIIGQNLLASGSEAEGDLKSLVSSQNPINTEIEVLSSPMILDKVIEELNLKNKQGKPLNYNTLKSGLTLKIIGGTDVLRVAYKSRNPEEGAAIVNKVMDLYLENSILTSRAEAEKTRMLIAQQLNQPKLNLQRAELALRSFKEQNKIVNLAEESKLAVLQINNLDTQVANVSSELEKVTSKNNTLRKQISLDVEQAIAINDLSQSQAIQSILTQIQQVEQKLALERSRFLDNDPKIVDLETNKKNLQDLLQKQTNQIIGSQVKLPQTKFPLSELKQSMIKEFLQSEQERLSLIKKLNSLSKSRADYEQRLRIIPQLEQNLGELEQNLESARSTYQTLLTKVQELRLAESKNTASARIIANALVPDKPDSRNKIIVILLGILFGIFLSITTVLFLEIRDRSLKTIQEIREIFEYTLLGIIPSATTKKITSSHRDVELTNLEVAVRDTPDSLTSEMYRMIQANLRFLSSDQVLKNLVITSALPREGKSTVSANLAAAIAQLGRRVLLIDGDMRSPSQHQFWQLNNLVGLSEVLVGQVEFITAISKVMDNLDVLTAGVRPPNPLALLDSKRMAALIADFSSQYDFVIIDAPPLLVAADSLTLSHMTDGILLVSRPNVIDSGSAWAAKDTLERSGQKVLGLLINGVTEKNEFSSDFYVAKKHEFDETKKWQEVVPVGQTHPNIKDQ from the coding sequence ATGCAATCAAAAGAATCGATAGATTTAGATTTAAGCAGATATTTTGCTGGACTGAAGCGTCGTTGGTTAGTGGCTATTAATATCTTTACGGTAACAGTTGCTCTTAGTGCTTTATCTACCACCTTGCTGAAATCATCCTATGAAGCAGAAGGAAAACTTTTATTCAAAGTACCATCTTTTAAGATCATAGGTCAAAATTTATTAGCTAGTGGTTCAGAAGCTGAAGGGGATCTTAAATCACTGGTATCCAGTCAAAACCCTATTAATACTGAGATAGAGGTTCTCTCTTCTCCGATGATACTAGACAAGGTAATAGAAGAGCTAAATCTGAAAAACAAACAAGGTAAACCCTTAAATTATAATACTCTCAAATCTGGACTAACTTTAAAAATTATTGGTGGTACAGATGTTTTAAGAGTGGCTTATAAAAGTCGTAATCCTGAAGAGGGAGCAGCGATTGTGAACAAGGTGATGGACTTATATTTAGAGAACAGTATTCTTACAAGTAGAGCAGAAGCTGAAAAGACCAGAATGCTGATTGCTCAGCAATTAAATCAACCCAAATTAAATTTACAAAGAGCAGAATTAGCCTTACGCAGTTTTAAAGAACAAAATAAAATTGTCAATCTTGCAGAAGAATCTAAATTAGCAGTTTTACAAATTAACAATTTAGATACTCAGGTTGCTAATGTCAGTTCAGAATTAGAAAAAGTTACATCTAAAAATAATACACTCCGCAAGCAAATTTCTCTGGATGTAGAGCAAGCGATCGCTATAAATGATCTCTCTCAATCCCAGGCAATTCAATCTATTTTAACTCAAATTCAACAAGTAGAACAAAAACTCGCTTTAGAACGTAGTAGATTTCTGGATAACGATCCGAAAATAGTTGATTTGGAAACTAACAAAAAAAATCTGCAAGATTTATTACAAAAACAAACTAACCAAATTATTGGTAGTCAAGTAAAACTACCACAGACAAAGTTCCCACTTAGTGAACTTAAGCAAAGTATGATTAAAGAATTTTTGCAATCGGAACAAGAACGATTGAGTTTAATTAAAAAATTAAATTCTTTGTCTAAGTCTCGTGCAGATTATGAACAACGCTTACGAATTATACCCCAATTAGAACAAAATTTAGGTGAATTAGAACAAAATCTCGAAAGCGCTCGCTCGACTTATCAGACTCTCTTAACTAAAGTTCAAGAATTAAGACTAGCAGAAAGTAAAAATACTGCAAGTGCGAGGATTATTGCTAATGCTTTGGTTCCTGATAAACCAGATTCCAGAAATAAAATAATTGTTATATTGCTAGGTATTTTATTTGGGATATTTTTGTCAATTACTACAGTTTTGTTTTTAGAAATAAGAGATAGATCCCTAAAAACAATTCAAGAAATTAGAGAAATATTTGAATATACTTTACTAGGAATTATTCCTTCAGCAACTACGAAGAAAATAACATCTTCCCATCGGGATGTAGAGTTAACTAATCTGGAAGTAGCTGTCAGAGATACGCCTGATTCATTGACTAGCGAAATGTATCGCATGATTCAAGCTAATTTAAGATTTCTGAGTTCTGATCAAGTTCTCAAAAACTTAGTAATAACAAGTGCTTTACCTAGAGAAGGTAAATCTACTGTTTCAGCTAATTTAGCTGCTGCGATCGCTCAATTAGGACGTAGAGTTTTATTAATCGATGGAGATATGCGTTCTCCATCTCAACATCAATTCTGGCAATTGAATAATTTAGTAGGTTTAAGTGAAGTACTTGTTGGACAAGTAGAATTTATTACTGCTATATCTAAGGTAATGGATAATTTGGATGTTTTGACAGCAGGTGTCAGACCTCCCAATCCGTTGGCTTTGCTAGATTCAAAGCGAATGGCTGCATTAATCGCTGATTTTTCATCACAGTATGATTTTGTGATTATTGACGCTCCTCCTCTGCTTGTTGCGGCTGATTCCCTAACTTTAAGCCACATGACAGATGGAATTTTATTAGTATCTAGACCTAATGTAATTGATTCGGGTAGTGCCTGGGCTGCTAAAGATACATTAGAGCGTTCTGGACAAAAGGTTTTAGGTTTATTGATTAATGGTGTAACCGAGAAAAATGAATTTAGCAGTGATTTTTATGTTGCTAAAAAACATGAGTTCGACGAAACTAAAAAATGGCAAGAGGTAGTGCCTGTGGGGCAAACACATCCAAATATTAAAGATCAATAA
- a CDS encoding glycosyltransferase family 2 protein, whose translation MYQEDIYMKPDISVIIPAYNTEAYIAKAIESVLFQTWRNFELIVVDDASTDCTVDVIKSFTDQRIKLFVNPKNTGASGARNRALQIAQGKWIAVLDADDWYAPERLEKLWQVATSENADIVADDFYIVQDGEHFPRSTAIRESGEKINDLKIIEPVFFVKTDVYGKRGLRLGLSKPMFKREFLIKNNIKYDETLTVVQDFWLDMECLVRGAKFILIPQPYYYYRCREGSLITSSHNHKKNLEQSCQKIVDFIKQENLYNQNPELAQALSYNLQIFEKNLAYYRVIEPIKQKYWLQAVRELINYPYVLIHLLLKIPGIIKRRIQYYLFKDKSAFKIYN comes from the coding sequence ATGTATCAAGAAGATATTTATATGAAACCTGATATATCTGTAATTATTCCTGCATACAATACAGAGGCCTATATTGCCAAAGCAATAGAATCTGTTTTATTCCAAACTTGGAGAAATTTTGAATTGATTGTGGTAGATGATGCTTCTACAGATTGCACGGTAGATGTAATTAAAAGTTTTACTGACCAACGAATCAAATTATTTGTAAACCCCAAAAATACTGGCGCAAGCGGTGCGCGTAATCGCGCTCTCCAGATAGCTCAGGGTAAATGGATTGCAGTTTTGGATGCAGATGATTGGTATGCACCAGAGCGATTAGAAAAATTATGGCAAGTAGCAACTTCAGAAAATGCTGACATTGTTGCCGATGATTTCTATATTGTACAAGATGGTGAACATTTTCCTCGGAGTACAGCCATCCGTGAAAGTGGAGAAAAGATTAATGATTTAAAAATAATCGAGCCTGTGTTTTTTGTAAAAACAGATGTCTATGGAAAACGGGGTTTGCGTCTCGGACTTTCTAAGCCTATGTTCAAAAGAGAGTTTCTCATTAAAAATAATATTAAATATGATGAAACTCTGACTGTGGTGCAAGATTTTTGGTTAGATATGGAGTGTTTAGTCAGGGGAGCTAAATTTATACTCATACCCCAGCCATATTATTATTATCGCTGTCGTGAAGGTTCATTAATCACTTCTAGTCATAATCATAAAAAAAATTTAGAGCAGTCTTGCCAAAAAATTGTAGACTTCATTAAACAAGAAAATTTGTATAATCAAAACCCTGAATTAGCACAAGCTTTATCGTATAATCTTCAAATTTTTGAAAAAAATTTAGCTTATTACCGAGTTATTGAACCAATTAAGCAAAAGTATTGGTTACAGGCCGTACGTGAATTGATTAATTATCCTTATGTTCTTATCCATCTATTACTAAAAATACCAGGAATAATTAAAAGACGTATTCAATACTATTTATTCAAAGATAAATCCGCATTTAAGATTTATAACTAA
- a CDS encoding glycosyltransferase family 4 protein, translated as MNRIYYQKSPLKVLMLGASLDVQGGITSVEKLIIENVRPELQITHVATFAPGSGRHNIFVFLQSIKILIQNLIQRKTDLVHIHFAERGSTFRKLILVLIILSFRQPFILHAHGATYQEFFADLPKILQKIISNLFRRCSQFIALSESWKSYYLETFNLDKNQISVLHNPVKMPTFIPVRRQKQSVKFVFLGRIGKRGGALDVAKSVMKFPQQDKGAFDLIKAFAALPEESKKSAELVLAGNGDLDKAQQLIQELGLEAQVKISAWLNPEQRDALIASADVFVLPSYNEGLPMSMLEAMSWGLPVIVTPVGGIPEVINHNQNGILVQPGNQQQLVQAMQQLINDEDMRIALGNAARHSVEYFDVKHYINSLSETYFSAVQCSNYLVNSTTEMESKY; from the coding sequence ATGAATAGAATTTATTATCAAAAGTCTCCTCTAAAAGTTTTAATGCTCGGTGCTAGTTTAGATGTCCAAGGTGGAATTACGTCAGTTGAAAAACTAATTATCGAAAATGTGCGCCCAGAATTACAAATTACTCATGTTGCTACATTTGCACCTGGATCTGGACGGCATAATATTTTCGTATTTCTACAATCAATTAAAATACTGATACAAAATCTGATACAAAGAAAAACAGACTTAGTCCATATTCATTTCGCTGAGAGAGGCAGTACTTTCCGAAAACTAATTCTTGTCCTTATAATTCTTAGCTTTCGCCAGCCTTTTATTCTTCATGCTCATGGCGCAACATATCAAGAATTTTTTGCCGATCTTCCTAAGATACTGCAAAAAATTATATCTAATTTATTTAGGCGATGTAGTCAATTTATAGCTCTATCAGAAAGTTGGAAGTCTTATTATTTAGAAACATTTAATCTTGATAAAAATCAAATTTCCGTACTACATAATCCTGTAAAAATGCCAACCTTTATTCCTGTAAGACGACAAAAACAATCTGTAAAATTTGTCTTTCTTGGAAGAATTGGTAAACGCGGTGGTGCGCTAGACGTAGCAAAATCTGTTATGAAGTTCCCTCAGCAAGATAAAGGCGCATTTGATCTTATTAAAGCATTTGCAGCCCTACCCGAAGAAAGTAAAAAATCTGCTGAATTGGTTCTAGCTGGTAATGGAGATTTAGATAAAGCTCAACAACTAATTCAAGAATTAGGTCTTGAAGCTCAAGTAAAAATTAGCGCCTGGCTGAATCCTGAACAAAGAGATGCTCTGATAGCATCAGCAGATGTTTTTGTTTTACCTTCATATAACGAAGGTTTGCCTATGTCAATGTTAGAAGCCATGTCATGGGGTTTACCTGTGATTGTGACACCTGTTGGTGGCATACCTGAAGTGATCAATCACAATCAAAACGGCATATTAGTGCAACCAGGAAATCAACAACAGTTAGTACAAGCCATGCAGCAACTTATTAATGACGAAGATATGAGGATTGCGTTAGGTAATGCTGCCCGCCATAGTGTTGAATATTTTGACGTTAAACACTACATAAATTCTTTATCAGAAACTTATTTCTCAGCAGTTCAATGTAGTAATTATTTAGTTAATTCAACAACAGAAATGGAATCAAAATATTAA
- a CDS encoding WecB/TagA/CpsF family glycosyltransferase, protein MKLTVKETLPLEYRYILGMRVDATSYEDATQRILAWSANKESKSVFAANVHMTMETHDNSKFARVVNNTDLVTADGMPLVWALKALGIKNASRVYGPTLTLHVCNAAANLGVPIAFYGGTTESLAAFSKFLRNQFPGIKIVSQIAPPFRPLTPEEDEAFTDEIIASGAQILFVGIGCPRQEFWIAEHKNIIPAVMLGVGAAFDFHSGRVKQAPSWMQNIGLEWFFRLIMEPKRLWKRYFKHNPRFVLFFMMQLASRKLKFK, encoded by the coding sequence ATGAAGTTGACTGTTAAAGAAACATTACCCTTAGAATATCGTTATATTTTGGGTATGCGTGTCGATGCTACCAGTTATGAAGATGCAACCCAAAGAATTTTAGCTTGGTCAGCTAACAAAGAAAGCAAGTCTGTTTTTGCTGCTAATGTTCACATGACAATGGAAACTCATGACAATTCCAAATTTGCAAGAGTAGTTAATAATACTGATTTAGTTACAGCTGACGGTATGCCTTTGGTATGGGCTTTAAAAGCTCTTGGTATCAAAAATGCCTCCAGGGTATACGGGCCAACTCTCACTTTACACGTGTGCAATGCGGCTGCAAATTTAGGTGTTCCTATTGCTTTTTATGGTGGTACAACAGAAAGTCTGGCAGCATTCAGTAAATTTTTAAGAAATCAGTTCCCAGGCATTAAAATTGTTTCTCAAATTGCACCGCCTTTTCGTCCACTTACACCAGAAGAAGATGAAGCTTTCACCGATGAAATTATCGCATCAGGAGCGCAAATCTTATTTGTTGGTATTGGTTGTCCTCGGCAAGAGTTTTGGATTGCAGAACATAAGAATATTATTCCAGCAGTAATGCTTGGTGTCGGAGCAGCATTTGATTTTCATTCGGGTCGTGTTAAGCAAGCTCCAAGCTGGATGCAAAACATAGGTTTGGAGTGGTTTTTCCGGCTCATAATGGAACCAAAAAGGTTATGGAAGAGGTATTTTAAGCATAATCCTCGCTTTGTATTGTTCTTTATGATGCAATTAGCTTCTAGAAAATTAAAGTTCAAATAA